CCGCGTTGCTCATGCTCGTAGTGGTGCGGCCACTCTTCCTCCGGCGTCGCCCCCTTGCCGAGATCGTGCATGAGGGCGGCGAAGCGCACGCGCGTATCGCCGGACAGTGCCGCGGCCGCGTCGAGAACCATCATCGCGTGGACACCGGTATCGACTTCGCGGTGAGCATGCTCCGGTTGCGGTACGCCGTACAGGGCGTCGATCTCGGGAAACAACCGCGCCAACGCCCCGCAGCCACGCAGAACCTTGAAGAACTGCGACGGCCGGTCCTCGCCCAGAGCCCGTTCCAGCTCCGCCCACACCCGTTCCGGTACGAGATAATCCACTTCGCCGTTGTCCACCATCTGCCGCATGAGCTTATTGGTACTGTGGGCCACCTTGAATCCCCACCCGGCAAAGCGCGCGGCAAAGCGGGCGACGCGCAGGATACGCACCGGGTCTTCGGCGAAGGCGTCGGAAACGTGGCGCAGGACTCCGTTGCGCAGGTCCTCCTGTCCGCCGAAGGGATCGATGATGGTGCCGTCCTCATCCTCGGCCATGGCATTGATCGTCAGGTCGCGCCGACGGAGATCGTCTTCCAGACTCACATCCGGCGCCGCATACACAGTGAAACCCTTGTAACCACGGCCGCTCTTGCGCTCGGTGCGTGCGAGGGCGTACTCCTCCTTTGTTTCCGGGTGCAGAAACACCGGAAAGTCGGCGCCCACCGGGGTGAACCCCGCCTTCACCATCTGTTCCGGGGTCGCGCCCACGACCACGAAATCGCGGTCCGTGACCTCGATCCCGAGCAATTCATCGCGCACCGCGCCGCCGACGAGATAGGTTTTCATGGGTGCATCCTAATGTGGCATAGTGCCGGCGCCAAGGGGCAATCCCGTATGAAGCATGCAGTCGCACAATTTGCCGTTGTCCTTGTCGCCGCGTTCACGCTCGCGGCGTGCTCCAGCGTGTCCTACTACTCCCAGGCCGTAAGCGGACAGCTCTCCCTTCTTTCCAAGCGCCGGCCCATCGCCGAGGTGCTGGCCGATCCGAAGACACCCCCGGCCCTGCGCAAGCGCCTGAAGACCGTGCAGCGCGCCCGCGACTTTGCCAGCGCCGAACTGGGCCTGCCGAACAACGCCAGCTACCGCAGCTACGCGGATCTGGGCCGTCCGTACGTGGTGTGGAATGTGTTCGCGGCGCCGGAACTGTCACTCGCGCCACGGCAATGGTGCTTTCCCATCACCGGCTGCGTTGCCTATCGCGGCTATTTCTCCAAAGGGGCCGCGATTCGCTTTGCAAAGGGACTGAAGCAGAGAGGTGATGATGTGGAAGTTGAAGGAATCACTGCTTACTCCACCCTGGGCTGGTTCAGCGACCCGGTACTGAACACCATGTTGCGGCAACCGGGATATGACCTCGCGGCGCTGGTATTTCACGAGCTTGCCCACCAGGAACTCTTTGTCTCCGGCGACACCACGTTCAACGAATCCTTCGCCACTGCCGTGGAGGAGGAAGGTCTGCGCCGATGGCTGCTGCACGAACACACGCCTGAGGCCTTTCGCAAGTACCAGGAGCGCAAGCGGCGGCAGGCCCAGTTTATTGCCCTGGTGATGCGCACGCGCGAGCGCCTGAAGAAGCTCTATGCCAGTCCGGTCAATGACGAAGCCAAGCGTGCCGGCAAACGCACCGCCTTTGCCGATCTCAAAATAGAATACGCGAAGCTCAAAAAGAGCTGGGGCGGTTACAGCGGTTATGATCGCTGGTTCGACCGGGAACTGAACAACGCGAGCCTGGTTCCCATCGGCAGCTATTACGATTACGTTCCGGCCTTCGAACAACTGCTGCGCGACTGTGATGGTGACCTGAAAAGGTTCTATCGCCGCGCACGCAGGATCGGGAAACTGTCGCCGGCGGAACGCACGCAGGAAATGGAGGAACTGCTCGGAAAATTCAGGTCGACCGGCGCGGATGGATCCGGCGATCGCGCGCCAGCCAGTGCCACGCCACTGCCTCCATCGCCGTCGGCGTGACGCCCAGCACCGGCGGGAAACCCTCCTTGCATACGCTGTTGATCTGCAATGAATGGTAGTTGTCGATACTAAAGGGCTTGCCCGGCATCATCTCCCCCGCCACGGCCTGCAGCCACGACAAGCGCGGCCCCAGCCCGAGTACCTTGCGGCGCAGACCAACCGTCTTCGCCACGTATTCCACGATCTGGCGCAGGGTATAGACTCGCGGACCGCACAGTTCATAGCGCTTGCCGAAGCTGTGGTAGTTGTCGATGGAATTGATCATGGCGTCGGTCACGTCTTCCACCCACACCGGCTGGAATCGCGCGTCGGGACAGGCCAGGGGAAGCACACCGGGGCTCATGCGCAGCAATCGCTCGAAGCGCCGGGTAATGTCCTCGCCATCGCCGAACATGACCGACGGCCGGAAGCTGGTGACGTGGAGCTGGTGGCCACCAATGTTGTGCACCCGGTCCTCGCCGATCCCCTTGCTGCGCAGATATTCGCTGGGACTTCCACTGGATGCCTTGAGGGCACTCATATGCAACAGGCGGCGGACCCCCTGATCGCGGCAGGCTTCCGCCACCTTGCCGGCCAATTGCACATGGATGCGCTCGAAGCCTGGCCGGTTTCGGAATTCGTTGAGGATGCCGACGAGATTGATTACGACGTCGTGACCCGCCAGTTCCATGCCCAGAAAGGCCGGGTCCAACACGTTGCCCTGCACCACCCGAACCGTAGGCAAGACCAACAGGTCACGGTGTTCCTCGCGTCGCCGGGTCAACACGGTCACCGGCCAGCCGCGGTCTGCGAGCTTCACGATCAGGCTGTGTCCGACGAATCCGGTGCCACCAAGAATGCAGATATCGGGCGTGCTCATGCTGCTGTTTGACGTGCGTTTTCGATCAATGGATTGAGCGGGATTTTGCGCCATCCCGAAGTGATGTCAAGGGAACGGAAATCAACGGGAGCTGCGCGGCTCGACGGCGGGCATGCGTTCATTCAACTGGGTCGGCTCCACATCCAGCCGGCGCTCGTAGATGGTTGTGTAGCTGAGCACATTCTTTACGTAGTTGCGGGTTTCGTCGTAAGGAATCGATTCCACCCACAGGTCCGCGCGCATTTCGTCATCGTCGGGCAGCCATCTTTTCACCCGATGGGAACCGGCATTGTAGGCGGCCGTTGCCAACACCGGATTGTTGTCATGTCGTCGCAGCACCGTGCGCAGATAATAGGAACCCAGACGCAGATTGTTGTCCACGTTCAGGATCGCGTGCTTGCTGCGGATATTAAGCTTGAGGCGGCGTGCGGTCGCACGGCCGGTGCGCGGCAGCAGCTGCATCAGGCCCAGGGCACCGGCTCCGGAGCGGGCATCGCTGACGAAGGCGCTTTCCTGCCGCATGACGCCGTAGATCCAGCCCGGATCCAGACCGGTGCGCCGTGCGTTCTGTTCGACCTGTTTGCGATACAGGAGCGGGAAGCGCAAATCCAGGTCGTCGACATGACCGCTGACGGCGGCGGTATAGATCGCCCGATCGTGCCAACCAAGATTCTGCGCAACAACCGCGGCCACTTTGAGATCGCGGGCATTCATGTGACGAATGGTCCAGCGCCATTGCCGCCGCGCATCGATGATCTTGCCGACGGCATACAGTTCGGTGGCCAGCTTCACATCCGGCCGCGACTCGATCTGATTCAGATCCCCCGGTGCAACCTCGATGTCCCGGTCCTGCATGGAATACGTGGCATCGATATGGTCGGCGGCCAGAAAACCGTAATAACTCCGCTCCCGCGCGAGTGAACTGTATTCCTCCCAGGCGCGAGTCTTGTGGCCGAGTTGTTCCTCGATGCGCGCCTTCCAGTAGCGCCATTCGTCGCTGTTCTGTTCATCCTCGGTCAGGGCTGTATAGAACTGTTGCGCCAGCTTCCAGTCCCCGGCCCACATGGCAGCGCGCACCCGCCAGAAGCGGACATCCTCATCTGTCTTTCCGGCGGACACCGCCGACAGCCAGTCCACGGCCTCCGGCAGATGATCCTTGGCGGCGATGATGCCAACCTGCCGCAGGACATAGTTCTCGTCCTCGCCGAAGAAACGGTATTTCTCCTTCAGCGCGGTCCACAATCGCATGGCCTCACGCGGATCCCGGTAGGCCAGGCGTGCAATACCATGATTGACGATCATCCGCGCCACGGGCGTATCCAGCGAGTAGTGGATACTGGCGAGCTCTCTTGCCGGATGCCGATGCATGGCGACCCAGCGCGCAACCCAGACCCGGTCCCTGGCTGGCAGATAGTTCGCGAGTTCCCGTGCAAGAGTGATGCGGCGGGACTCCATGGCGAGCTTGATGCGCGCGAACACTGTATCGCGTGTCATCTGCCCGGCGTCGCGCCAACGATGGAAGACCGCGTTGCAGGCGCTGGGCAGCCGGCGGCCCGTGTTCCAGAGTTTGGCGACTCGCTCCATCACGGGCCACTGATCGATGTCCGTGGCCTGCAGCTGATGGTCCAGCCAGTAGCAATACAGGGTGCGATCTTTCAGTTCGGTCCGGTACTCCCGCATGAAGGTGTCCCAGTCGCCTTTCCTGGCAAGCTGATACAACCAGCGCTCGCGCAGCACGACGCTGCTATAGGCGTACCGATTGTTATGCAGCCACATGCGCAACTCGTCTTCCGATGTC
This sequence is a window from Acidiferrobacteraceae bacterium. Protein-coding genes within it:
- a CDS encoding multifunctional CCA addition/repair protein; amino-acid sequence: MKTYLVGGAVRDELLGIEVTDRDFVVVGATPEQMVKAGFTPVGADFPVFLHPETKEEYALARTERKSGRGYKGFTVYAAPDVSLEDDLRRRDLTINAMAEDEDGTIIDPFGGQEDLRNGVLRHVSDAFAEDPVRILRVARFAARFAGWGFKVAHSTNKLMRQMVDNGEVDYLVPERVWAELERALGEDRPSQFFKVLRGCGALARLFPEIDALYGVPQPEHAHREVDTGVHAMMVLDAAAALSGDTRVRFAALMHDLGKGATPEEEWPHHYEHEQRGAELVTDFCRRFRVPNEYRDLAVITARYHGDCHRIFELRANTAVRVLEAMDAFRKPERVDLFALACEADYRGRKDMKDQPYPQGELLRVVFAAAQSVDSNAIARDAQKAGLTGEAIGNRIHEARVHAAGRVLADAEKETPAS
- a CDS encoding aminopeptidase: MKHAVAQFAVVLVAAFTLAACSSVSYYSQAVSGQLSLLSKRRPIAEVLADPKTPPALRKRLKTVQRARDFASAELGLPNNASYRSYADLGRPYVVWNVFAAPELSLAPRQWCFPITGCVAYRGYFSKGAAIRFAKGLKQRGDDVEVEGITAYSTLGWFSDPVLNTMLRQPGYDLAALVFHELAHQELFVSGDTTFNESFATAVEEEGLRRWLLHEHTPEAFRKYQERKRRQAQFIALVMRTRERLKKLYASPVNDEAKRAGKRTAFADLKIEYAKLKKSWGGYSGYDRWFDRELNNASLVPIGSYYDYVPAFEQLLRDCDGDLKRFYRRARRIGKLSPAERTQEMEELLGKFRSTGADGSGDRAPASATPLPPSPSA
- a CDS encoding complex I NDUFA9 subunit family protein, producing MSTPDICILGGTGFVGHSLIVKLADRGWPVTVLTRRREEHRDLLVLPTVRVVQGNVLDPAFLGMELAGHDVVINLVGILNEFRNRPGFERIHVQLAGKVAEACRDQGVRRLLHMSALKASSGSPSEYLRSKGIGEDRVHNIGGHQLHVTSFRPSVMFGDGEDITRRFERLLRMSPGVLPLACPDARFQPVWVEDVTDAMINSIDNYHSFGKRYELCGPRVYTLRQIVEYVAKTVGLRRKVLGLGPRLSWLQAVAGEMMPGKPFSIDNYHSLQINSVCKEGFPPVLGVTPTAMEAVAWHWLARDRRIHPRRST
- a CDS encoding transglycosylase SLT domain-containing protein, with translation MIPKTTISFIAALFFLASHTVFADDAPENSVDAQRAAYLAGVAALHRGDKAGYDRAQEKLDGSILQGELEYHYLRRHLAQTSEDELRMWLHNNRYAYSSVVLRERWLYQLARKGDWDTFMREYRTELKDRTLYCYWLDHQLQATDIDQWPVMERVAKLWNTGRRLPSACNAVFHRWRDAGQMTRDTVFARIKLAMESRRITLARELANYLPARDRVWVARWVAMHRHPARELASIHYSLDTPVARMIVNHGIARLAYRDPREAMRLWTALKEKYRFFGEDENYVLRQVGIIAAKDHLPEAVDWLSAVSAGKTDEDVRFWRVRAAMWAGDWKLAQQFYTALTEDEQNSDEWRYWKARIEEQLGHKTRAWEEYSSLARERSYYGFLAADHIDATYSMQDRDIEVAPGDLNQIESRPDVKLATELYAVGKIIDARRQWRWTIRHMNARDLKVAAVVAQNLGWHDRAIYTAAVSGHVDDLDLRFPLLYRKQVEQNARRTGLDPGWIYGVMRQESAFVSDARSGAGALGLMQLLPRTGRATARRLKLNIRSKHAILNVDNNLRLGSYYLRTVLRRHDNNPVLATAAYNAGSHRVKRWLPDDDEMRADLWVESIPYDETRNYVKNVLSYTTIYERRLDVEPTQLNERMPAVEPRSSR